The nucleotide window TTTATGAATATCTAATAAAAAGAGATTCAAAGATATCGCTTGAAAAATTAAAAGCGTCAATAATTGAGAAGGTAAAAATAATGAAGAAAAAAGAGAGAATAGATCCCAAAGGATATGATGTAACTTTTACACAAAAGGCATTAGACTCGTTATTTTCATCATTATTCCCATCGCTGTTTTCTGCTAGAAACTTCTATAAGGAAACTAGTCCATTTAAGTTAGGAGAACTAGTAAATGAGAATCTAGAAATAATTGATGATCCTTTGAACCAATCATTACCTTTTAGTAGATCTTTTGACGATGAGGGAAATCCATCAAGAGTGAGTAAAGTTATAGAAAGTGGTTTAGTGAAGAGACCATTAACTAACACTTACTGGGCTACAAGAATGTCTGTCGAAAATACCAGTTCAGCATCGAGAAATCTAGATTGGGTAGTTCCTTCATATTTCATACCGCCTCATGTAGATTTTTCAAACATAATTTTTGACTATAAAAACACTGAATCTAATATTGAGGAAAATAGCGTAATTGTGGATCAGCTAGAAGGGATAGATACTGCAGATTTAAGTTCAGGTAACTTCAGCCTTGTAGCAAATGTAAGTTGGCTAAATAGAAAAGATGAGAAAATAGGACTAGAAGAACTGCTAATTACTGGAAATCTTAAGCAGTTGCTCAAAAATATTGTGAGTACTTCCAAAAATATTGAGAACTATGGAAAAGTAGTCAGTGGAAAATTAAAGGTAAGAGGTCTTTCATTATTAATGTGAAACTTCAACCCTATAAATCTCTTCAACCTCATATATTCCACATTCTGTCACTAGCCTTCCCATATAATCTACGAATAGTGCCTTACATCTCTTTTCCCAATTTTCTCCTTTTAGCGTTACTTCTCTATCCTTTATTGAGAGATACTGATTCACTATGTCAATAATTTTTCTATTATCTAACTTTAAGTGCTCCTCTATTTTGCCTATCACCTCATCTATATTGAGTTCTACTTCCTTACCTATCTCTAAATATAATGATGTAGCGTTTAGATCACTAGGGAATTCTTTGATGAGAATATCTATACCAGCACCTATAAAGAGATCCGCTAACTTAATGTCCTCTTCATAAGTCTTAGCTTCAATCAAAATCCCTGCAATTTTCTTATCATTAACCACTATATCATTAGGCCATCTTATCTTTGCATCTACAAACTTTCTTAAAACATCTAGAACTGCAACGGCAACTTTTAGGCTAGATAACTGAATCTCTTCTGTTTTAAAGTTCTTTTTTACATAAGTAAACCAAAGTCCACCTTTGGGAGAATACCAACTTCTCCCTAATCTTCCCCTAGCTTTAGTTTGCTCCTCTGCGATTACCAGAAAATCTTCAAACAACATATTGCTAATTGCTTCTGCGAAATCTTGTGTAGATGTAACCTTATTGAGTCTTATTACCAACATACTTCCACACATCTTCTATATTATAAATTGAAGAGAAACCGGATGCCTTTCTTGTCCTATTCATTATTGCCAATCCTATTCCTTTCTCACTAATACTATGAATAACTCCAATATCTACATTAGATTTATCTAACTTCCTAAAGCTATCAAATAAGTTTCTAGATATCTCATAGAGGTTATTTTCACTTCCGAGCTCTATTATTTCAATTTTTTCTCCTCGAAATTGCTTACAAACTTCACTCGCGCACAAAAGCGCTATCCTACAACTTCTCTTTTGCAATTCGTTGATGACGCCACGTAGTACACTTCTGTTTTCAACTACTAGCAACCTTTTTGTAGGAGCATAATGCTTATATTTCATGCCAGGTGCTAATGCAACGTCAAACTCCGCTGTACCTTTAGCTTGTTCTGGAACAACGACCTTTCCAAATAACCTTTCTAATTCTTCCACACTAAATGGACCAGGCCTTAAAAGTACTGGAGGGTCAACTGTAACGTTTATAACTGTTGATTCGACGCCAAAAAACGTTTCTCCAGAATCCAATATTACATCTACTTTTCCATATATGTCATCAATTACATGTTCTACCCTAGTAGGGCTAGGTTTTGTTGCCAAATTCGCACTTGGCGCTGCTATTGGAACGCCACTTTCATTTATTAAAGCCAATGCAACTGGATGAGCTGGCATTCTTACTGCTACAGTTTCTAGCCCTCCGGTGGTCTCTTTAGGAACTTTCTCTGTTTTCTTTAAGACAAATGTTAATGGTCCGGGCCACACTATATTCACTAAATTGATTATTTTTTTGGGTATATCTTTAGCTACTTCATAAAGCTGATCTATATTTGATATATGAACTATAAGAGGATTGTCCATTGGTCTATTTTTAGCGATGAATATCTTTTTCACCGCTTCTGGATCTAGAGCGTTTGCGCCTAATCCATAAACAGTTTCTGTAGGAAAGACTACAGTACCGCCGGCTTTTATTACATTAGCAGCCTTTTTTATCTTATCTAATTCTGGATATAATGGATCGA belongs to Saccharolobus solfataricus and includes:
- a CDS encoding L-threonylcarbamoyladenylate synthase, with product MTEVLKVDPLYPELDKIKKAANVIKAGGTVVFPTETVYGLGANALDPEAVKKIFIAKNRPMDNPLIVHISNIDQLYEVAKDIPKKIINLVNIVWPGPLTFVLKKTEKVPKETTGGLETVAVRMPAHPVALALINESGVPIAAPSANLATKPSPTRVEHVIDDIYGKVDVILDSGETFFGVESTVINVTVDPPVLLRPGPFSVEELERLFGKVVVPEQAKGTAEFDVALAPGMKYKHYAPTKRLLVVENRSVLRGVINELQKRSCRIALLCASEVCKQFRGEKIEIIELGSENNLYEISRNLFDSFRKLDKSNVDIGVIHSISEKGIGLAIMNRTRKASGFSSIYNIEDVWKYVGNKTQ
- a CDS encoding biotin--[acetyl-CoA-carboxylase] ligase translates to MLVIRLNKVTSTQDFAEAISNMLFEDFLVIAEEQTKARGRLGRSWYSPKGGLWFTYVKKNFKTEEIQLSSLKVAVAVLDVLRKFVDAKIRWPNDIVVNDKKIAGILIEAKTYEEDIKLADLFIGAGIDILIKEFPSDLNATSLYLEIGKEVELNIDEVIGKIEEHLKLDNRKIIDIVNQYLSIKDREVTLKGENWEKRCKALFVDYMGRLVTECGIYEVEEIYRVEVSH
- a CDS encoding TldD/PmbA family protein, which gives rise to MYERLISRAKAMGISLEIFSVKMREYTIAKDKFYVPIIVEETGYGIRLIDEKYRIGYIYTKKLNDNVLEEALKIAKLGESDKANILPSKQPVKRINENQINEDVVQDTIKDLIELEEKVNLTSASASAINYEVSIFNTEGVEVSEKRGVLSVQASANDGNNSPEIYEYLIKRDSKISLEKLKASIIEKVKIMKKKERIDPKGYDVTFTQKALDSLFSSLFPSLFSARNFYKETSPFKLGELVNENLEIIDDPLNQSLPFSRSFDDEGNPSRVSKVIESGLVKRPLTNTYWATRMSVENTSSASRNLDWVVPSYFIPPHVDFSNIIFDYKNTESNIEENSVIVDQLEGIDTADLSSGNFSLVANVSWLNRKDEKIGLEELLITGNLKQLLKNIVSTSKNIENYGKVVSGKLKVRGLSLLM